Proteins from a single region of Campylobacter sputorum:
- a CDS encoding KH domain-containing protein, translating into MVKNFLLQYSKLIAEFPDQVDIKEEQIDDNFCELTIFAKKSDAGKLIGKDGRIINAIKAVIIGCKAKNSLSYRVTVKSIE; encoded by the coding sequence ATGGTAAAAAATTTTTTATTACAATATTCTAAATTAATAGCAGAATTTCCGGATCAAGTTGATATAAAAGAAGAGCAAATTGATGATAATTTTTGCGAACTTACTATTTTTGCAAAAAAGTCTGATGCCGGAAAACTTATAGGTAAAGATGGTAGGATAATAAATGCCATTAAGGCTGTTATCATAGGATGTAAGGCAAAAAATTCTCTTTCTTATAGAGTTACGGTAAAATCTATTGAATAG
- the rimM gene encoding ribosome maturation factor RimM (Essential for efficient processing of 16S rRNA), producing MNSEFLEVAVVGKTVGLKGQLKLNNKSDFINQFKKGAIFYDKNSNKFEVESFDKAKLLIKFTGYNDIDSAKILTNKILYTTKADTIKNCKLKKDEFFYFDIIGCKIVENKQILGIVDDIEEFPMNHMLLIKTSDELIQKNMPKNFYIPYNNRYIISVDIKNKTIFSKDSIDIFENS from the coding sequence TTGAATAGTGAATTTCTAGAAGTTGCTGTTGTTGGTAAGACTGTTGGGTTAAAAGGGCAATTAAAATTAAATAATAAAAGTGATTTTATAAATCAGTTTAAAAAAGGTGCTATCTTTTACGATAAAAATTCAAATAAATTTGAGGTTGAGAGTTTTGATAAAGCTAAACTTTTAATCAAATTTACCGGCTACAACGATATAGATAGTGCAAAAATACTCACAAACAAGATTTTATATACCACAAAAGCAGATACTATTAAAAATTGTAAATTAAAAAAAGATGAATTTTTTTATTTTGATATCATTGGTTGTAAAATTGTAGAAAACAAGCAAATTTTGGGTATAGTTGATGACATAGAAGAATTTCCTATGAATCATATGTTGCTAATCAAAACATCTGATGAACTTATACAAAAAAATATGCCAAAAAACTTTTATATACCTTATAATAATAGATATATAATAAGCGTTGATATAAAAAATAAAACAATATTTTCAAAAGATAGTATAGACATATTTGAAAATTCATAA
- the trmD gene encoding tRNA (guanosine(37)-N1)-methyltransferase TrmD — translation MKFTFVTLFRNLVEPYFCDSILKRAIEKKLIDINFLNPRDFSKNRYKKVDDYMISGGAGLLMSAQPLYDLLIHLKKMDKNVKIIFATPVGKKFSQQDAKRLSNFSHVCFVCGRYEGIDERIYELFADELFCIGDFVLTGGELPTLCMCDAISRNIEGVLGNSKSLVEESFENTLLEAPSFTKPDNFQNLKVVSEFLKGNHGRIKALKDNMAICKTRFHRPDLYIKSKSLNKGIK, via the coding sequence ATGAAATTTACCTTTGTTACACTTTTTAGAAATCTTGTAGAACCTTATTTTTGTGATTCTATATTAAAAAGAGCTATAGAAAAAAAGCTAATTGATATAAATTTTCTAAATCCAAGAGATTTTAGCAAAAACAGATATAAAAAAGTAGATGATTATATGATAAGTGGTGGTGCTGGGCTTTTGATGAGTGCTCAACCACTTTATGATTTATTGATTCATTTAAAAAAAATGGATAAAAATGTAAAAATCATTTTTGCAACACCAGTTGGTAAAAAATTTTCACAACAAGACGCGAAAAGACTATCAAATTTTTCTCATGTATGTTTTGTTTGCGGTAGATATGAAGGTATTGATGAAAGAATTTATGAGCTTTTTGCAGATGAACTGTTTTGTATAGGGGATTTTGTTTTAACAGGCGGAGAGCTTCCTACACTTTGTATGTGTGATGCCATAAGTAGAAATATTGAAGGTGTTTTGGGAAATAGTAAGTCTTTAGTAGAAGAAAGTTTTGAAAACACTCTTTTGGAAGCTCCCTCTTTTACAAAGCCAGATAATTTTCAGAATTTAAAAGTAGTTTCAGAGTTTTTAAAGGGAAATCATGGTAGAATAAAAGCTTTGAAAGATAATATGGCGATTTGCAAAACTAGGTTCCATCGCCCAGATTTGTATATAAAATCAAAGTCGCTAAACAAAGGAATAAAATGA
- the rplS gene encoding 50S ribosomal protein L19, which translates to MKNKYIEAFEKAQKADKEVPEFRAGDTLRVAIRIKEGEKTRVQNFEGICIVRRGESVNQTFVIRKIGANGVGVERIFPIYSDSIESITVLRRGRVRRARLFYLRELRGKAARIKELKK; encoded by the coding sequence ATGAAAAATAAATATATTGAGGCTTTTGAAAAAGCTCAAAAAGCCGATAAAGAAGTGCCTGAGTTTAGAGCAGGCGATACACTAAGAGTTGCTATTCGCATAAAAGAAGGTGAAAAAACTAGAGTTCAAAACTTTGAGGGTATATGCATAGTTAGAAGAGGAGAATCTGTAAACCAAACATTTGTTATTCGTAAAATTGGTGCAAATGGTGTAGGGGTAGAGAGAATTTTTCCTATTTATAGTGATAGCATAGAATCAATCACAGTTCTAAGAAGAGGTCGTGTTAGAAGAGCAAGATTGTTTTATCTTCGCGAACTTCGTGGTAAAGCTGCTAGAATCAAAGAACTTAAAAAATAA
- the gltX gene encoding glutamate--tRNA ligase: MYRFAPSPTGDMHIGNLRAAIFNYICSLQDKSGFILRIEDTDKERNIEGKDAEILEILTKFGIKWDTLYYQSKNLKFHRELAAKLLMDKKAFLCFCSDEDIAKKKELAKEKNIAYRYDGTCEKLSDEEVLNCEKPSVIRMKKPNKTMSFIDEIKGKISFEPENIDSFVIMRTDKTPTYNFACAVDDMLEGVDFVIRGEDHISNTPKQDLIREYLGYTGKFRYAHLPIILNEHGTKMSKRENSSSVKWLLEAGYMPEAIANYLIMLGNKTPCEIFSMNEAVEWFDIKKVSKSPAKFDIDKLSQINREHIKRASDERLAQLFEMPIKFASLIRFYTQESSLIVEIKDKISHIYSPKNIQGEYENEMKILKDAILKLDYKDSFDEFKKALMGQTSLKGKKFFMPLRLLITGKEHGPELSELYDFIKNDIKEII, translated from the coding sequence ATGTATCGTTTTGCGCCATCGCCAACTGGTGATATGCATATTGGAAATTTGCGTGCAGCTATATTTAACTATATTTGTTCATTGCAAGATAAAAGCGGTTTTATACTTCGTATAGAAGATACTGATAAAGAAAGAAACATTGAAGGCAAAGATGCTGAAATTTTAGAAATTTTAACAAAATTTGGCATAAAATGGGATACTCTTTATTACCAAAGTAAAAATCTTAAATTTCATAGAGAATTAGCAGCAAAGCTTTTGATGGATAAAAAAGCATTTTTGTGTTTTTGTTCTGATGAAGATATAGCAAAGAAAAAAGAACTTGCAAAAGAAAAAAATATTGCTTATAGATATGATGGAACTTGTGAAAAGTTAAGCGATGAAGAGGTTTTAAATTGCGAAAAGCCATCTGTTATAAGGATGAAAAAACCTAATAAAACCATGAGTTTTATTGATGAAATAAAAGGTAAAATTTCGTTTGAGCCAGAAAATATAGATAGCTTTGTTATCATGCGGACAGACAAAACTCCAACTTACAACTTTGCTTGTGCAGTTGATGATATGCTCGAAGGTGTGGATTTTGTTATAAGAGGTGAAGATCATATAAGTAATACGCCAAAACAAGATTTGATACGAGAATATCTTGGTTATACTGGTAAATTTAGATATGCTCATCTACCTATAATATTAAACGAACATGGCACAAAAATGAGCAAAAGAGAAAATAGTTCTTCTGTAAAATGGCTTTTAGAAGCTGGATATATGCCAGAAGCAATTGCAAATTATCTAATTATGCTAGGCAATAAAACCCCATGTGAAATATTTAGCATGAATGAAGCAGTGGAGTGGTTTGATATAAAAAAAGTATCAAAAAGCCCAGCTAAATTTGACATAGATAAGCTTTCGCAAATAAATAGAGAACACATAAAAAGAGCAAGCGATGAAAGATTAGCACAACTTTTTGAAATGCCTATTAAATTTGCTTCACTTATTCGTTTTTATACACAAGAATCAAGTTTGATTGTAGAGATAAAAGATAAAATTTCACATATTTATTCGCCTAAAAACATACAAGGTGAGTATGAAAATGAGATGAAAATCTTAAAAGATGCTATATTAAAATTAGATTATAAAGATAGTTTTGATGAGTTTAAAAAAGCTCTTATGGGTCAAACTTCCCTAAAAGGTAAAAAGTTTTTTATGCCACTTAGACTTCTTATAACAGGCAAAGAACATGGACCTGAGTTAAGTGAGCTTTATGATTTTATAAAAAATGATATAAAGGAGATAATTTGA
- a CDS encoding YggT family protein, whose protein sequence is MIVSNLIFAIASILHFVLVGYMWVIIIAALISWVRLDPYNKLVQTLYRLTEPVYAKIRSIVPTTFGGIDIAPVIVILIIQFLDLFVVRSLFGFAAAM, encoded by the coding sequence TTGATAGTAAGTAATCTTATATTTGCAATTGCAAGCATACTTCATTTTGTTTTAGTAGGATATATGTGGGTCATAATAATTGCGGCTCTAATCTCTTGGGTTAGACTAGATCCATACAATAAATTAGTCCAAACCCTATATAGACTTACAGAGCCTGTATATGCCAAGATTAGAAGCATTGTGCCAACAACATTTGGCGGTATTGACATCGCACCAGTTATTGTTATTCTTATAATACAATTTTTAGATCTTTTTGTAGTAAGGAGTTTATTTGGTTTTGCTGCTGCGATGTAG
- a CDS encoding lytic transglycosylase domain-containing protein: MVLLLRCSLVFFLYLSFSFSAVIDVQNLKKESKSLVKDYYFYRLLTEGNYTKDDVYALRDDVYRYRGKLKTAIEKVIGSKPEVVSQCEMTYPNIMDANESCQIKLLYMGRVLNLSNEDRNKLIEKYQFSYSNSANMLMGLNSKDPALYYEKTLDSSNFITYYNIYNKNKNFDKRYNLDFINKLINEKRFENTIKSFVINKNMSKFRKSLLKADPKNSYSYNVAFYLGVNALLFDKPDIAIKFFKQASNMTSYQSFKDNANFWVYYLSKDKTTLLDIANSDDINIYSIYARELTRVDKKDIFVPRPKVTSLKYYSVSDPFTWEYTKKTIKDMNSSQLTDFAAKFYTIDTVGHYSYMMEKASNYKNHYYPMAYDYLLDGVDVHRKALIFALARQESRFIPSAISVSYALGMMQFMPFLANDIGKKQLNIENFDQDDMFKPEVAYKFANVHLDYLEKYLYHPIFIAYAYNGGIGFTKKMLVNDAMFLKGKYEPFLSMELVKADETRDYGKKVLSNYVVYLNALAANTSIQKLFEMLVQSEPMDKFRN, translated from the coding sequence TTGGTTTTGCTGCTGCGATGTAGTTTAGTATTTTTTCTATATTTAAGTTTTTCTTTTAGTGCAGTTATTGATGTTCAAAATTTAAAAAAAGAGTCAAAAAGTTTAGTAAAAGATTATTATTTTTATAGGCTTTTAACTGAAGGCAATTATACAAAAGACGATGTTTATGCTCTTAGAGACGATGTTTATAGATATAGGGGTAAACTTAAAACAGCCATAGAAAAAGTAATTGGATCAAAACCAGAAGTTGTTTCGCAGTGCGAAATGACTTATCCAAATATAATGGATGCAAATGAGAGTTGTCAAATAAAACTTCTTTATATGGGTAGGGTTTTAAATTTAAGTAATGAAGATAGAAACAAACTTATAGAAAAATATCAATTTTCTTATTCAAATTCTGCCAATATGTTAATGGGTTTAAATTCAAAAGATCCTGCTTTATACTATGAAAAGACATTAGATAGTTCAAATTTTATAACATATTATAATATTTATAATAAAAACAAAAATTTTGATAAAAGATATAATTTGGATTTTATCAATAAACTTATAAATGAAAAAAGATTTGAAAACACAATAAAAAGTTTTGTTATAAACAAAAATATGTCAAAATTTAGAAAATCCTTGCTAAAAGCAGATCCAAAAAACTCATATTCTTATAATGTTGCTTTTTATTTAGGTGTAAATGCTTTGCTTTTTGATAAGCCAGATATTGCAATAAAATTTTTTAAACAAGCTTCAAATATGACTTCCTATCAAAGTTTTAAAGACAACGCAAATTTTTGGGTTTATTATCTAAGTAAAGATAAAACTACTCTTTTGGATATAGCAAATAGTGATGATATAAATATTTATAGTATTTATGCTAGAGAGCTTACTCGTGTTGATAAAAAAGATATTTTTGTTCCAAGACCAAAAGTTACATCGTTAAAATATTATAGCGTTAGCGATCCTTTTACTTGGGAGTATACTAAAAAAACTATAAAAGATATGAATAGCTCGCAGCTTACTGATTTTGCAGCTAAATTTTATACTATAGATACAGTTGGGCATTATAGCTATATGATGGAAAAAGCTAGCAATTATAAAAATCACTACTATCCAATGGCGTATGATTATTTACTTGATGGCGTTGATGTGCATAGAAAAGCACTTATTTTTGCATTAGCAAGACAGGAAAGCAGGTTTATCCCAAGTGCTATTTCTGTTTCTTATGCTTTAGGAATGATGCAATTTATGCCATTTTTAGCAAATGATATCGGAAAAAAACAGTTAAATATAGAGAATTTTGATCAAGATGATATGTTTAAACCAGAAGTTGCATATAAATTTGCAAATGTTCATTTGGATTATCTTGAAAAATATCTTTATCATCCTATTTTCATAGCCTATGCGTATAATGGCGGGATTGGTTTTACTAAAAAAATGCTTGTAAACGATGCTATGTTTTTAAAAGGCAAATATGAACCATTTTTGAGTATGGAATTAGTAAAAGCTGATGAAACTAGGGATTATGGTAAGAAAGTTTTGTCAAACTATGTTGTTTATCTTAACGCTTTGGCTGCCAATACATCGATACAGAAACTTTTTGAAATGCTAGTTCAATCCGAGCCGATGGATAAATTTCGAAATTAA
- a CDS encoding lipoprotein yields MKKIIFTIIIAIFLSACSNKNITHDPIKNELLAYTQKTEIINKNERILALGTYLNPVYPNLVSKNLEEHFIVAIYPKEIDINENSFTVNSSIQDVMIRELKEGDELLKKVAFSVPWGKYYEVISPRKNTDVLRLNFEIYPSARIELAFQKVSVSMYWQPKR; encoded by the coding sequence ATGAAAAAAATTATTTTTACAATTATAATAGCCATTTTTTTAAGTGCGTGTTCAAATAAAAATATAACCCATGATCCAATAAAAAATGAACTTTTAGCTTATACACAAAAAACAGAAATCATAAATAAAAACGAGAGAATTTTAGCCTTAGGAACATATCTAAATCCAGTTTATCCAAATTTAGTCAGCAAAAACCTTGAAGAACATTTTATAGTGGCAATTTATCCAAAAGAAATAGATATAAACGAAAATTCATTTACTGTAAATAGTAGCATTCAAGATGTTATGATAAGAGAATTAAAAGAAGGTGATGAACTTTTGAAAAAAGTTGCTTTTAGTGTTCCTTGGGGAAAATACTATGAAGTTATATCTCCAAGGAAAAACACAGATGTGCTTAGGCTTAATTTCGAAATTTATCCATCGGCTCGGATTGAACTAGCATTTCAAAAAGTTTCTGTATCGATGTATTGGCAGCCAAAGCGTTAA
- a CDS encoding thioredoxin family protein, translated as MKVLNQDEIKNVMSSGSGVVYFGAPWCKDCKFAKPILQELEKAYLNINFYDVNVDDSEGVRDEYAIRHIPTIFYLKDGKEIYDRVVEPRSKSSIEEGIKKLM; from the coding sequence ATGAAAGTATTAAATCAAGATGAGATAAAAAATGTAATGTCAAGTGGAAGTGGTGTAGTTTATTTTGGTGCGCCTTGGTGCAAAGACTGTAAATTTGCAAAACCTATACTTCAAGAACTAGAAAAAGCGTATTTAAACATAAATTTTTATGATGTAAATGTAGATGATAGTGAAGGTGTGAGAGATGAATACGCAATAAGACACATACCAACTATATTTTATCTAAAAGATGGTAAAGAAATTTATGATAGAGTTGTAGAGCCACGCAGCAAAAGCAGTATAGAAGAAGGTATAAAAAAACTTATGTAA
- the dnaE gene encoding DNA polymerase III subunit alpha, producing MSKFTHLHLHTEYSLLDGANKIKELASTLKEQGIGACAITDHGNMFGAIDFYKTMKANGIKPLIGMEAYVHNGDDIEDKSTKQRFHLILIAKNETGYKNLMYLSSMAYIKGFYYYPRINKKVLREHSDGLICSSACLAGEVNWHLNLSERNTKYGAKGYERAKEVALEYKDIFGDDFYLEIMRHGINEQRAIDDQILQISKETGIKVIATNDAHYTLKQRAEAHEVFMCIAMKKTLNDKDRLRHSVHEFYVKTDEQMREIFADIPEVIENTAEIVDKCNLELHLGDPTPPNFKFTTQYAKEMDITLPEPDNKYSFANDALFFEIISKRGLEERLKFIPQDQHKLYKDRLDHEIAIIDKMKFPGYMLIVWDFIREAKDRGVPVGPGRGSAAGSLVAYSLKITDIDPLPYNLLFERFLNPDRISMPDIDVDFCQDRRGEIIDYVIQKYGCYNVAQVATFGKLLAKGVIRDVARVCDMPYKEADEMAKLIPDELKITLSGYLGKDGKMVDGALQKEPKITELISSNPLANQIWRFANDLEGLNRNAGMHAAGVVISNEPLWNKTPLFKQSNGEDGHYVTQYTKDYLEDVDLIKFDFLGLKTLTVINNALMLIKRRYDKDILWEEIDFNEKDTYKLIQSGKTLGVFQIESGGMQELGIRLKPDCFEDIIAMIALYRPGPMDLIPDFIDRKHGKAKVEYLIDDIKEILEPTYGIIVYQEQVMQIVQKIGGFSLGEADLVRRAMGKKEEKKLAAMKEKYLDGAKRLGYDVSKADELFELIMKFASYGFNKSHAAAYSLITFQTAYLKAHYPAEFMAALLTSEENNADKLSRYMDEIKRLDIELLPPSINMSIREFSVVKDGKSIIYGLGAIKGVGLGAIENIIEQRGDGFKDIDDFVSKVDSFKVNKKVIESLIKSGAMSALGLTRMCLLRNVENILEACKSSDSIKKNAKESLFGEDESMSVVRVDLLKTDEELPLMEILGYELETLGIYLSGHPLKEYEEKIRVLKDITFSNSFGDINGSRDIKIVAKIEDIETKITKKGNKMGIIKLLDLYGTFSMSVFEKSLDLFLNLSSEDKQKPFIFAINLTNENSQINARFLSMANLDEAENFVFTPRKNRNFYQKPQKNETQKVYENLEVSIDIQNLNQEIINKIYSRAHFEHKNGGDKKLTLIVQTKSQHFIYKTDFLVTDGFEENIHNIA from the coding sequence ATGAGCAAATTTACACATTTACATTTACATACAGAATATTCACTTCTTGATGGTGCTAATAAGATAAAAGAGCTTGCTTCTACGCTAAAAGAACAAGGGATAGGGGCTTGTGCAATAACAGATCATGGAAATATGTTTGGTGCGATTGATTTTTATAAAACAATGAAAGCTAACGGCATAAAGCCACTTATAGGCATGGAAGCTTATGTGCATAATGGTGATGATATAGAAGATAAAAGTACAAAACAGAGATTTCACCTCATTTTAATAGCTAAAAATGAAACAGGCTATAAAAATCTTATGTATTTAAGCTCTATGGCTTATATAAAAGGTTTTTATTATTATCCTAGAATAAACAAAAAAGTTTTAAGAGAGCATAGCGATGGGCTTATTTGCTCTTCAGCATGTTTAGCAGGTGAAGTAAACTGGCATTTAAATTTAAGTGAGAGAAATACAAAATATGGTGCAAAAGGTTATGAGAGAGCAAAAGAGGTTGCACTTGAGTATAAAGATATATTTGGAGATGATTTTTATCTTGAAATTATGCGTCATGGCATCAATGAACAAAGAGCAATTGATGATCAAATTTTACAAATTTCAAAAGAAACTGGCATAAAAGTTATAGCAACAAATGATGCTCACTATACATTGAAACAAAGAGCTGAAGCTCATGAGGTATTTATGTGTATAGCTATGAAAAAAACATTAAATGACAAAGATAGATTAAGACATAGTGTGCATGAGTTTTATGTAAAAACAGATGAGCAGATGAGGGAAATTTTTGCAGATATTCCAGAAGTTATAGAAAATACAGCCGAAATTGTAGATAAGTGCAATTTAGAGCTTCATCTAGGTGATCCAACTCCGCCAAATTTTAAATTTACAACACAATATGCAAAAGAGATGGATATAACTTTACCAGAACCTGATAATAAATATAGCTTTGCAAATGATGCACTTTTTTTTGAGATAATTTCAAAAAGAGGATTAGAAGAAAGACTTAAATTTATTCCACAAGATCAACACAAGTTATATAAAGATAGATTGGATCATGAAATAGCCATCATAGATAAGATGAAATTTCCTGGTTATATGCTTATAGTTTGGGATTTTATAAGAGAGGCAAAAGATAGAGGTGTGCCAGTTGGTCCTGGTAGAGGATCTGCTGCTGGTTCACTTGTAGCTTATAGCCTTAAGATAACTGACATTGATCCTTTACCATACAATCTACTTTTTGAGCGTTTTTTAAATCCTGATCGTATAAGTATGCCAGATATAGATGTGGATTTTTGTCAAGATAGAAGAGGTGAGATAATTGACTATGTAATACAAAAGTATGGTTGTTATAATGTTGCACAAGTTGCAACTTTTGGTAAGTTGCTTGCAAAAGGTGTTATTAGAGATGTTGCAAGGGTTTGCGATATGCCTTATAAAGAAGCTGATGAGATGGCAAAACTTATACCAGATGAGCTTAAAATAACTCTTAGTGGATATCTTGGAAAAGATGGTAAAATGGTCGATGGTGCCTTGCAAAAAGAACCAAAGATAACAGAGCTCATTTCAAGTAATCCTTTGGCAAATCAAATTTGGAGATTTGCAAATGATTTAGAAGGACTAAACAGAAATGCAGGAATGCACGCAGCAGGCGTTGTGATAAGCAATGAGCCTCTTTGGAATAAAACCCCTCTTTTTAAACAATCAAATGGAGAAGATGGGCATTATGTAACACAATATACAAAAGATTATTTGGAAGATGTAGATTTAATCAAATTTGACTTTCTTGGCTTAAAAACACTTACTGTTATTAATAATGCTTTAATGCTTATAAAAAGAAGATATGATAAAGATATACTTTGGGAAGAGATAGATTTTAATGAAAAAGATACATATAAGCTTATACAAAGTGGAAAAACTCTTGGTGTATTTCAGATAGAAAGTGGCGGTATGCAAGAGCTTGGCATAAGGCTAAAACCAGACTGCTTTGAAGATATTATCGCTATGATTGCTTTGTATCGTCCAGGACCGATGGATCTTATACCTGATTTTATAGATAGAAAACATGGAAAAGCAAAAGTTGAGTATCTTATAGATGATATAAAAGAGATTTTAGAGCCGACTTATGGGATTATCGTATATCAAGAACAAGTTATGCAAATTGTTCAAAAAATAGGTGGTTTTAGCCTTGGCGAAGCAGATTTGGTTCGCCGTGCAATGGGTAAAAAAGAAGAGAAAAAACTTGCCGCTATGAAAGAAAAGTATTTAGATGGTGCAAAAAGACTAGGTTATGATGTCTCAAAAGCTGATGAGCTTTTTGAACTTATTATGAAATTTGCCTCTTATGGTTTTAACAAATCGCATGCTGCGGCGTATTCTTTGATTACTTTTCAAACAGCTTATCTAAAAGCTCATTATCCAGCAGAATTTATGGCTGCACTTTTAACAAGTGAAGAGAATAATGCTGATAAATTATCAAGATATATGGATGAGATAAAACGCCTTGATATAGAACTTTTACCGCCTAGTATAAATATGTCCATAAGGGAATTTAGTGTTGTAAAGGATGGAAAATCAATCATTTATGGTCTTGGTGCTATCAAAGGTGTTGGTCTTGGTGCTATAGAAAATATAATAGAACAACGAGGAGATGGTTTTAAAGATATTGATGATTTTGTTTCAAAAGTTGATAGCTTTAAAGTAAATAAAAAAGTTATAGAATCTTTAATAAAATCAGGAGCCATGAGCGCACTTGGATTAACTAGAATGTGCTTACTAAGAAATGTTGAAAATATTTTAGAAGCATGCAAAAGCTCTGATAGTATAAAGAAAAACGCCAAAGAATCGCTTTTTGGAGAAGATGAGAGTATGAGTGTTGTTAGGGTTGATCTTTTAAAAACCGATGAAGAGCTCCCTCTTATGGAAATTTTAGGTTATGAGCTTGAAACTCTTGGAATTTACCTTTCTGGTCATCCACTTAAAGAGTATGAAGAGAAGATAAGAGTCTTAAAAGATATAACATTTAGCAACTCTTTTGGCGATATTAACGGCTCAAGAGATATAAAAATTGTTGCAAAAATAGAAGATATTGAAACCAAAATTACCAAAAAAGGTAATAAAATGGGCATAATAAAACTTTTAGATCTTTATGGAACTTTTTCTATGAGTGTTTTTGAAAAATCACTTGATTTGTTTTTAAATTTAAGTAGTGAAGATAAACAAAAACCATTTATATTTGCTATAAATTTGACAAATGAAAATTCTCAAATAAATGCAAGATTTTTAAGTATGGCAAATTTAGATGAGGCTGAAAATTTTGTTTTTACTCCAAGAAAAAATAGAAATTTTTATCAAAAACCGCAAAAAAATGAAACACAAAAAGTTTATGAAAATTTAGAAGTGTCTATAGATATCCAAAATTTAAATCAAGAAATCATAAATAAAATTTACTCAAGAGCCCATTTTGAACATAAAAATGGTGGAGATAAAAAATTAACTCTTATCGTACAAACTAAAAGCCAACATTTTATATATAAAACTGATTTTTTAGTTACTGATGGCTTTGAAGAAAATATCCATAATATCGCATAA
- a CDS encoding SIR2 family NAD-dependent protein deacylase produces MNEVLILSGAGLSADSGLKTFRDNGGLWEEYDVMEVCSVSGFAKDRKKVLDFYDKRRVQLKDVKPNEAHFNIARLKSKFKDKISVLTQNVDDLLERAGCEDVIHLHGELTKLRCERCGEIFDIGYDGMNGKKCPKCGSEFLRHHVVMFGEMAPFYEILFQRLNEMKLFVCIGSSGEVLDVASYARIAKFSILNNLSPSKIDKNFDKVYNETAVSAASKIYKDIEEFLSN; encoded by the coding sequence ATGAATGAAGTTTTGATACTAAGTGGTGCTGGACTTAGTGCAGATAGTGGATTAAAAACTTTTCGTGATAATGGCGGTCTTTGGGAAGAATATGATGTTATGGAAGTTTGTTCTGTCAGTGGGTTTGCAAAGGATAGAAAAAAAGTACTTGATTTTTATGATAAAAGAAGAGTCCAACTTAAAGATGTAAAGCCAAATGAAGCACATTTTAATATAGCTAGATTAAAATCAAAATTTAAAGATAAAATTTCTGTTTTAACGCAAAATGTTGATGATTTATTAGAAAGAGCAGGGTGTGAGGATGTGATTCATTTACACGGCGAGTTAACAAAACTTAGGTGTGAAAGGTGTGGCGAAATATTTGATATAGGGTATGATGGAATGAATGGCAAAAAATGTCCAAAATGTGGGAGCGAATTTTTGCGTCATCATGTAGTAATGTTTGGAGAAATGGCACCTTTTTATGAAATTTTGTTTCAAAGACTTAATGAGATGAAACTTTTTGTTTGTATAGGTTCAAGTGGAGAGGTTTTAGATGTCGCAAGTTATGCTAGGATTGCTAAATTTAGTATCTTAAATAATTTATCGCCTTCTAAAATAGATAAAAATTTTGATAAAGTTTATAACGAAACAGCAGTTAGTGCAGCCTCTAAAATTTATAAAGATATAGAAGAATTTTTAAGTAATTAA